From the genome of Duffyella gerundensis, one region includes:
- the osmE gene encoding osmotically-inducible lipoprotein OsmE: MMKLTGLIGAAVALAVLSGCSAYDRAESYVTKPVVKDVKKGMTREQVRQLAGPASTEITMVHARGTCQTYVLGERDGKTQTYFVSYSDTGRVMNYGFQSCKEYDTDPQANM; the protein is encoded by the coding sequence ATGATGAAATTAACAGGACTTATCGGTGCTGCAGTGGCGCTGGCTGTGTTGTCTGGCTGTTCTGCATACGATCGTGCAGAAAGCTATGTCACCAAGCCGGTGGTAAAGGATGTTAAAAAAGGCATGACCCGCGAGCAGGTTCGTCAGCTGGCTGGCCCTGCTTCAACTGAAATCACCATGGTGCATGCCCGCGGTACTTGCCAGACTTATGTGCTGGGCGAGCGCGATGGCAAAACCCAGACTTACTTCGTCAGCTACAGCGATACCGGTCGCGTCATGAACTACGGCTTCCAGAGCTGTAAAGAGTACGATACCGATCCGCAGGCAAACATGTAA
- the nadE gene encoding ammonia-dependent NAD(+) synthetase, with protein MALQQEIISALHTKPVIDAQQEIRTSVDFLKSYLKAHPFLKTLVLGISGGQDSTLAGKLSQMAISELREETGKQDYQFIAVRLPYGVQKDEQDCQDAINFIKADRVMVVNIKEAVLASEKALKEAGLTLSDFVRGNEKARERMKAQYSIAGMTAGVVVGTDHAAEALTGFFTKYGDGGTDINPLFRLTKGQGKALLKALGCPEHLYLKHPTADLEDDRPGLEDEVALGVTYQQIDDYLTGKTIDPQAAKTIENWYLKTEHKRRPPITVFDDFWKK; from the coding sequence ATGGCACTGCAACAGGAAATAATCAGCGCGTTGCACACGAAACCGGTTATCGATGCTCAGCAGGAAATTCGCACCAGCGTCGATTTTCTGAAGTCCTATCTCAAGGCGCATCCCTTTCTGAAAACCCTGGTGCTGGGCATCAGTGGCGGTCAGGACTCCACGCTGGCAGGTAAGCTGAGCCAGATGGCGATTAGCGAACTGCGTGAAGAGACCGGCAAGCAGGACTACCAGTTTATCGCCGTGCGCCTGCCCTATGGCGTCCAGAAAGATGAACAGGATTGTCAGGATGCCATCAACTTTATCAAAGCCGATCGCGTGATGGTGGTGAACATCAAAGAGGCGGTGCTGGCCAGCGAAAAAGCCCTGAAAGAGGCGGGCCTGACCCTGAGCGACTTCGTGCGCGGCAATGAAAAAGCGCGTGAACGCATGAAGGCGCAGTACAGCATTGCCGGTATGACCGCGGGCGTGGTGGTCGGCACCGATCATGCCGCCGAAGCGCTGACCGGTTTCTTTACCAAATATGGCGATGGCGGCACCGACATCAATCCGCTGTTCCGCCTGACTAAAGGCCAGGGCAAAGCCTTGCTGAAAGCGCTGGGCTGCCCGGAGCATCTCTATCTCAAACATCCCACCGCGGATCTTGAAGATGACCGCCCTGGTCTGGAAGATGAAGTGGCGCTGGGCGTCACCTACCAACAGATCGACGATTATCTCACCGGTAAAACCATCGATCCGCAGGCCGCCAAAACCATCGAAAACTGGTATCTGAAAACCGAACATAAACGTCGTCCGCCGATTACCGTGTTCGACGATTTCTGGAAAAAATAA
- the spy gene encoding ATP-independent periplasmic protein-refolding chaperone Spy, whose product MRKLTSLIIATTMAFGAANIVHAAADNLTPPPAGSEKAMHKPPMHRGGMHDMFKGLNLTDAQKQQMRTIMQQGHKEMKRPSLEERRANHDIIASDSFDSAKAAAQAEKMTANAKENAVAMMETQNKLYNVLTADQKKQYNANFEKRLTEKPQHEGKMTPPPAAE is encoded by the coding sequence ATGCGTAAACTGACCTCATTAATTATCGCAACTACCATGGCTTTTGGCGCAGCAAATATCGTTCACGCCGCAGCGGACAACCTGACTCCACCGCCAGCAGGCAGTGAGAAAGCGATGCACAAACCCCCTATGCACCGCGGTGGTATGCACGACATGTTTAAAGGTTTGAATTTGACCGACGCGCAGAAACAGCAGATGCGCACCATCATGCAGCAGGGTCATAAAGAGATGAAACGTCCGTCGCTGGAAGAGCGCCGTGCTAATCACGACATTATCGCTTCAGACAGTTTTGACAGCGCCAAAGCCGCTGCTCAGGCCGAGAAAATGACAGCGAACGCGAAAGAGAACGCGGTAGCGATGATGGAAACGCAGAACAAGCTATATAACGTGCTGACTGCCGATCAGAAAAAGCAGTACAACGCGAACTTTGAGAAACGCCTCACGGAAAAACCGCAGCATGAAGGCAAAATGACACCACCGCCAGCGGCTGAATAA
- the katE gene encoding catalase HPII: MSKETHKKELTHTAPFTGTDSVQPARDSLAPADGSHQPSAQPTPPGKEPTAPGSLKAPDTHNAKLDQLEPNRKNGTDAPLTTNQGTRIANDQNSLRAGTRGPTLLEDFILREKITHFDHERIPERIVHARGSAAHGYFQPYSSLKEITKADFLSDPEKITPVFVRFSTVQGGNGSADTVRDIRGFATKFYTDEGVFDLVGNNTPVFFIQDAHKFPDFVHAVKPEPHNEIPQGQSAHDTFWDYVSLQPETLHNVVWAMSDRGLPRSYRTMEGFGIHTFRLINADGKATFVRFHWKPVAGKASLLWDESQKLTGRDPDFHRRDLWESIEAGDFPEYELGLQLIPEEDEFKFDFDLLDATKLIPEELVPVQLVGKMVLNRNPDNFFAETEQVAFHPGHIVPGMDFSNDPLLQGRLFSYTDTQISRLGGPNFHEIPINRPVCPYHNFQRQGMHRMDIDTNPANYEPNSINDNWPRETPPAPSGGGFESYQERVEGHKVRERSPSFGEYYSQPRLFWLSQLPFEQQHIIGAFSFELSKVGRAYIRERVVDHLLRIDVQLASGVAENLGLALTDEQLNTTPPQPVNGLSKAESLSLYAQPGGSIKGRQVALLISDGVKAADVLAILQALKAEGVHAKLLASHMGQVRADDGSALPIDATFAGLPSLTFDAVIVPDGNIDALLLSGDARYFLLEAYKHLKVIGLSGDARRFKAQFSVGDDEAEEGLVEDAKAEGALMSDFLTAMAAHRVWSRSQKALSVPA, translated from the coding sequence ATGTCGAAAGAAACCCATAAAAAAGAACTCACTCATACCGCGCCGTTTACCGGTACCGATTCCGTTCAGCCCGCACGCGATTCGCTGGCGCCGGCCGATGGTTCACATCAGCCCTCCGCGCAGCCCACGCCTCCGGGCAAAGAACCCACCGCGCCTGGCAGCCTGAAAGCACCGGATACACACAACGCAAAACTCGATCAGCTTGAGCCTAATCGTAAAAATGGCACCGATGCGCCATTAACCACCAATCAGGGCACGCGTATTGCCAACGACCAAAACTCGCTGCGTGCCGGTACGCGTGGACCCACGCTGCTGGAAGATTTTATCCTGCGGGAAAAGATCACCCATTTTGACCACGAGCGCATTCCTGAGCGTATCGTGCATGCTCGCGGCTCCGCGGCACACGGTTACTTTCAGCCGTACTCTTCGCTGAAAGAGATCACCAAAGCGGACTTCCTCAGCGATCCTGAAAAAATTACACCGGTTTTCGTGCGCTTCTCAACCGTCCAGGGCGGCAACGGATCGGCGGATACCGTGCGCGATATTCGTGGCTTCGCCACCAAGTTCTACACCGATGAAGGTGTATTCGACTTGGTAGGCAACAACACACCGGTGTTCTTTATTCAGGATGCGCACAAGTTTCCCGATTTCGTGCACGCGGTAAAACCGGAACCGCACAACGAAATTCCTCAGGGTCAGAGCGCGCACGATACCTTCTGGGATTACGTCTCGCTGCAGCCGGAAACCCTGCACAACGTAGTGTGGGCGATGTCCGATCGTGGCCTGCCGCGCAGCTATCGCACCATGGAAGGCTTTGGTATTCACACCTTCCGACTGATTAACGCCGACGGCAAAGCGACCTTTGTGCGTTTCCACTGGAAGCCAGTGGCGGGCAAAGCCTCACTGCTGTGGGACGAGTCGCAGAAGCTTACCGGGCGCGATCCCGACTTCCACCGTCGCGATTTGTGGGAATCGATTGAAGCGGGCGACTTCCCGGAATATGAACTGGGCCTGCAGCTGATCCCGGAAGAGGATGAATTCAAGTTTGATTTCGATCTGCTGGATGCCACCAAACTGATTCCGGAAGAGCTGGTCCCGGTGCAGCTGGTGGGCAAAATGGTGCTGAACCGTAACCCGGATAACTTTTTCGCCGAAACGGAACAGGTAGCATTCCACCCTGGTCATATCGTTCCCGGTATGGATTTCAGTAACGATCCGCTGCTGCAGGGCCGTCTGTTCTCCTACACCGATACGCAAATCAGCCGCCTCGGTGGGCCTAACTTCCACGAAATCCCGATTAACCGTCCCGTTTGCCCGTACCACAACTTCCAGCGTCAGGGCATGCATCGGATGGATATCGATACCAATCCGGCAAACTACGAGCCGAACTCCATTAACGATAACTGGCCGCGCGAAACGCCACCGGCACCGTCAGGCGGTGGTTTCGAAAGTTATCAGGAGCGCGTTGAAGGGCATAAAGTTCGCGAGCGCAGCCCCTCCTTTGGCGAATATTATTCGCAGCCGCGCCTGTTCTGGCTCAGCCAGCTGCCGTTTGAACAGCAGCACATTATTGGCGCCTTCTCGTTTGAACTGAGCAAAGTGGGCCGCGCTTATATCCGCGAGCGGGTCGTCGATCATCTGCTGCGTATTGATGTGCAGCTGGCCAGCGGCGTAGCGGAGAACCTCGGCCTGGCGCTTACCGATGAGCAGCTGAACACCACGCCGCCACAGCCGGTTAATGGCCTGAGCAAAGCGGAAAGCCTGAGCCTGTATGCTCAACCGGGCGGCAGCATCAAAGGCCGTCAGGTTGCGCTACTGATTAGCGACGGCGTGAAAGCAGCCGACGTACTGGCCATTTTGCAGGCACTGAAAGCGGAAGGCGTGCATGCCAAACTGCTGGCATCCCATATGGGTCAGGTACGCGCCGATGACGGCTCTGCCCTGCCGATTGACGCCACTTTTGCTGGTCTGCCATCGCTGACCTTTGATGCGGTTATCGTTCCGGATGGCAACATTGATGCCCTGCTGCTCAGCGGCGATGCACGTTACTTCCTGTTGGAAGCCTATAAACACCTCAAGGTGATTGGCCTGAGCGGTGACGCACGTCGTTTTAAAGCGCAGTTCAGCGTCGGCGACGATGAGGCGGAAGAAGGCTTGGTGGAAGATGCGAAAGCGGAAGGCGCCCTGATGAGCGATTTTCTCACCGCTATGGCCGCCCATCGGGTCTGGTCACGCAGTCAGAAAGCCCTGTCCGTTCCTGCTTAA
- the cho gene encoding excinuclease Cho, whose amino-acid sequence MVRRASTHRLEFNAATIYEYPEHLRQWLDGLPKVPGVYTFHGESDTLPLYIGKSINLRSRVMSHFRTQDEAKMLRLARRVSWITTAGELGALLLEAQMIKTQQPLFNKRLRKNRQLCSLQLNDDKPQVVYAKEVDFTHSPNLYGLYANRRAALETLKKIADEQQLCYGLLGLESLTKNRGCFRSALGRCAGACCGKETLEAHHQRLLTALDKVRVVCWPWQGPVGLIEEGPDITQIHVIDNWFYLGSVSNLDEAKTLKRAPPGFDQDGYKILCRPVIGGKYQIVPL is encoded by the coding sequence TTGGTCAGACGTGCATCCACCCATCGCCTCGAATTTAATGCGGCAACCATCTATGAATATCCCGAACACCTGCGCCAGTGGCTTGATGGCCTGCCAAAGGTGCCCGGTGTTTATACCTTTCACGGCGAGAGCGACACCCTGCCGCTCTACATTGGGAAAAGTATCAATCTGCGCTCGCGGGTGATGTCCCACTTTCGCACGCAGGATGAGGCAAAAATGCTGCGTCTGGCGCGACGGGTCAGCTGGATCACCACCGCCGGTGAACTCGGCGCACTGCTGCTGGAAGCGCAGATGATCAAGACCCAACAGCCTCTTTTTAACAAACGGTTACGTAAAAATCGCCAACTCTGCTCGCTACAGCTGAACGACGACAAGCCGCAGGTGGTTTACGCCAAAGAGGTCGATTTTACCCACTCGCCTAACCTTTATGGCCTCTACGCTAACCGCCGCGCCGCGCTGGAAACGCTGAAAAAAATCGCCGATGAACAGCAGCTCTGTTATGGCCTGCTGGGGCTGGAAAGCCTGACCAAAAACCGCGGTTGCTTCCGCTCGGCGCTGGGCCGCTGTGCCGGTGCCTGCTGCGGCAAAGAGACGCTGGAAGCGCATCATCAGCGTTTACTGACCGCGCTGGACAAGGTACGCGTGGTTTGCTGGCCGTGGCAAGGCCCGGTTGGACTGATTGAAGAAGGCCCGGATATCACACAGATTCATGTGATCGATAACTGGTTTTATCTTGGTTCGGTAAGCAACCTTGACGAGGCAAAAACCCTGAAGCGGGCACCGCCCGGCTTCGATCAGGATGGCTATAAAATCCTGTGTCGCCCGGTGATTGGCGGCAAATACCAAATCGTTCCGTTATAA
- a CDS encoding DUF6515 family protein has protein sequence MKKRIVSLLMLTLLAPVIASAHPGDGWRGGGWHDAPHGHGGGHGAMRFLPEAATAVLIGGLTYYLLNGNYYQRQNDSYVVVEPPQEEPRRALDYNGKRYYVSEGHFYQRDIAGEYLEVPRPPGL, from the coding sequence ATGAAAAAACGCATCGTTTCCTTACTTATGCTCACTTTACTGGCGCCGGTTATCGCTTCTGCCCATCCGGGCGATGGCTGGCGCGGCGGCGGCTGGCACGACGCGCCACACGGGCACGGCGGCGGGCATGGCGCCATGCGCTTTTTACCAGAGGCGGCGACGGCGGTATTGATTGGCGGCCTGACCTACTACTTGCTCAACGGCAATTATTACCAGCGTCAGAACGACAGCTACGTGGTGGTGGAACCGCCACAAGAGGAACCGCGCCGCGCGCTGGATTACAACGGCAAGCGTTATTACGTTAGCGAAGGACATTTCTATCAGCGTGATATTGCGGGAGAGTACCTTGAGGTGCCCCGGCCGCCGGGACTGTAG
- the astE gene encoding succinylglutamate desuccinylase: MHDFLAHTLHGEPPAITQARLPALHWQWIDEGILEITPEQPATMALVISAGIHGNETAPVEILNRLITPLLQGDKPVLPRVLVILGNPAALRSNQRYTRIDVNRLFGGRWQQYDDCAEARRAWRLEQAIEHFYHSGCCDEVRWHLDLHTAIRGSYHPRFGVLPYSARPWPADFLQWLGAAGLEALVWHNAPGGTFTHFSCEHFAASSCTLELGKAQPFGSNDLSQFAAAEQALSALLYGEALPAVAQQPRHYQVAQQITRQGAQFQLHIDADTLNFARFSQGALLAEEGERRYVVQHAEEFVLFPNPNVAAGQRAGLMLVETPPRSETQ; encoded by the coding sequence ATGCACGATTTTTTAGCCCATACGCTGCACGGCGAACCGCCCGCAATAACCCAGGCACGTTTACCCGCGCTGCACTGGCAGTGGATTGACGAAGGCATTCTGGAGATCACGCCGGAACAGCCTGCCACCATGGCACTGGTGATTTCTGCGGGCATTCACGGCAATGAGACCGCGCCGGTAGAGATCCTCAACCGGTTAATTACGCCGCTGCTGCAGGGCGATAAACCGGTTTTGCCGCGTGTGCTGGTGATCCTCGGCAATCCGGCCGCGCTGCGCAGCAATCAGCGTTATACCCGGATTGATGTTAACCGGCTGTTTGGTGGCCGCTGGCAACAGTACGACGACTGCGCGGAAGCGCGTCGCGCCTGGCGGCTGGAGCAGGCGATTGAGCATTTTTATCACTCTGGCTGCTGCGATGAGGTGCGCTGGCATCTCGATCTGCACACTGCCATTCGCGGGTCTTATCATCCGCGTTTTGGCGTGCTGCCGTACAGCGCTCGTCCGTGGCCAGCCGACTTTTTACAGTGGTTAGGCGCCGCCGGTCTGGAGGCGCTGGTGTGGCACAACGCGCCCGGCGGCACCTTTACCCATTTCAGCTGTGAACATTTTGCTGCCAGTAGCTGTACGCTGGAGCTGGGTAAAGCGCAGCCGTTTGGCAGCAACGATCTGAGCCAGTTCGCCGCGGCTGAACAGGCGCTGTCGGCGTTGCTGTATGGCGAGGCGCTGCCCGCTGTGGCGCAGCAACCGCGTCATTACCAGGTCGCCCAGCAGATCACCCGGCAGGGCGCGCAGTTTCAACTGCACATCGACGCGGACACGCTGAATTTTGCCCGCTTTTCCCAGGGCGCGCTGCTGGCAGAAGAGGGCGAGCGGCGTTACGTTGTCCAGCATGCTGAGGAGTTCGTGCTGTTCCCGAATCCCAACGTCGCCGCGGGCCAGCGCGCCGGGTTGATGCTGGTGGAAACGCCGCCGCGCAGCGAAACGCAATAA
- the astB gene encoding N-succinylarginine dihydrolase — protein sequence MSGREVNFDGLVGLTHHYAGLSFGNEASTRNQLQPANPRLAAKQGLIKMKALADMGFIQAVIPPHERPNLAALRQLGFCGSDEQVLAKAAKTAPQLLSACSSASAMWVANAATVSPSADSADGRVHLTVANLNNKFHRAMEAPTTTALLRAIFCDSAHFSVHDALPQIAMFGDEGAANHNRFGGYGEPGVQLFIYGREENQGGVVPGRYPARQTREASEAVARLHQLDPARTLFAQQNPAVIDQGVFHNDVIAVSNQQVLFCHQQAFLHQAALLADLAERVPGFTAIVVPEAQVSVSDAVNTYLFNSQLLSQPDGSMLLVVPEESRQHAGVWRYLCELVESGGPIRELKVFDLRESMCNGGGPACLRLRVALTAAEQAAVNPQVIMNDGLFTRLNAWVDRYYRDRLTQQDLADPLLLREGREALEALTRMLDLGNVYPFQR from the coding sequence ATGAGCGGCAGGGAAGTCAATTTTGATGGGCTGGTGGGGCTGACCCACCATTACGCCGGGCTGTCGTTCGGTAACGAAGCCTCAACCCGCAACCAGCTGCAGCCTGCCAATCCGCGACTGGCGGCGAAGCAGGGGTTGATTAAGATGAAAGCGCTGGCGGACATGGGCTTTATCCAGGCGGTGATCCCGCCACATGAGCGGCCGAATCTGGCGGCGCTGCGTCAGCTGGGTTTCTGTGGCAGTGACGAGCAGGTGCTGGCGAAGGCGGCGAAAACCGCGCCGCAGTTGCTGTCAGCCTGCAGCTCCGCCTCGGCGATGTGGGTAGCCAATGCCGCCACGGTTTCACCGTCGGCGGACAGTGCCGATGGCCGTGTACATCTCACCGTCGCCAACCTGAACAACAAGTTTCATCGCGCGATGGAAGCGCCGACCACCACCGCGCTGCTGCGTGCTATCTTTTGCGACAGCGCGCACTTCAGCGTACATGACGCGCTGCCACAGATAGCCATGTTTGGTGATGAAGGCGCGGCAAACCACAATCGCTTCGGCGGCTACGGCGAGCCTGGCGTGCAGCTGTTTATTTATGGTCGTGAAGAAAACCAGGGTGGTGTGGTGCCGGGTCGCTATCCGGCGAGGCAGACGCGGGAAGCCAGCGAAGCGGTGGCGCGTCTGCATCAGCTCGATCCTGCGCGCACGCTGTTTGCCCAGCAGAATCCGGCGGTGATCGATCAGGGCGTGTTTCATAACGACGTGATCGCGGTGAGCAATCAACAGGTACTGTTCTGTCATCAACAGGCATTTTTGCATCAGGCTGCGCTGCTCGCCGATCTGGCTGAGCGGGTGCCTGGCTTTACGGCAATTGTGGTGCCGGAAGCGCAGGTTTCGGTCAGCGACGCGGTCAATACTTACCTGTTTAACAGCCAACTGCTAAGCCAGCCCGATGGCAGCATGCTGCTGGTGGTGCCGGAAGAGTCACGTCAGCACGCTGGCGTCTGGCGCTACCTGTGCGAGCTGGTGGAAAGTGGTGGGCCGATCCGTGAACTGAAGGTGTTCGATCTGCGTGAAAGCATGTGCAACGGCGGCGGCCCGGCCTGCCTGCGGCTGCGCGTGGCGTTAACCGCGGCGGAGCAGGCGGCGGTGAATCCCCAGGTGATCATGAATGACGGGCTGTTTACCCGGCTTAACGCGTGGGTCGACCGCTACTACCGCGATCGGCTGACGCAGCAGGATCTGGCCGATCCGCTGCTGCTGCGTGAGGGACGTGAGGCGCTGGAAGCGCTAACCCGCATGCTGGATTTGGGTAATGTTTATCCGTTTCAACGTTAA
- a CDS encoding multidrug effflux MFS transporter, with protein sequence MTPAHPNRLGYAITLGLLAALGPLCIDLYLPALPALARDLQTSTATAQLSLTAGLLGLGAGQLLFGPMSDKFGRVGPLLLSLVLLFIASVGCAMAQTIDQLLLARLFEGLSGAGGAVLSRAIARDMYSGHELTKFFALLMLVNGLAPIGAPVLGGALLTVLDWRGIFMTLAAIAVLLLLLSRFKLKETLPPERRSQGSLFSAWAALGQVIMHRPFMGFCLTQGFMMSGMFAYIGASPFVLQEIYGLSPQAFSFCFAANGIGLVIASQTSARLCPLWGEYRVLKGGLTLAFIASSSLVLLGISGAPLPLVLVALFFTIASNGVIATTASSLAMQSQGHRAGSASAVIGVTMFTLGAITVPITGIGGTSVLTMTATIFGCFMLAILMFLLLAKKPAHA encoded by the coding sequence ATGACACCTGCTCACCCCAATCGCCTGGGTTACGCCATCACGCTTGGCCTGCTGGCCGCCCTGGGTCCGCTCTGTATCGACCTTTATCTGCCCGCGCTACCGGCGCTGGCGCGAGACTTACAGACCTCAACCGCGACTGCACAGCTTAGCCTGACCGCCGGCCTGCTCGGCCTCGGCGCAGGTCAGCTGCTGTTTGGCCCGATGAGCGATAAATTTGGCCGCGTTGGCCCGTTGCTGTTGTCGCTGGTGCTGCTGTTTATCGCCTCGGTGGGCTGCGCCATGGCGCAAACCATCGATCAGCTGCTGCTGGCACGGCTGTTTGAGGGTCTCTCCGGCGCAGGCGGTGCCGTACTGTCGCGCGCGATTGCTCGTGACATGTATTCAGGCCATGAGCTCACGAAATTTTTTGCCCTGCTGATGCTGGTCAACGGCCTCGCGCCCATTGGTGCGCCGGTGCTGGGCGGCGCGCTGCTGACCGTGCTCGACTGGCGCGGCATTTTCATGACGCTGGCGGCGATTGCCGTGCTGTTGCTGCTGCTCAGCCGCTTCAAGCTGAAAGAGACGCTGCCGCCTGAACGTCGCAGTCAGGGTTCGCTGTTTTCCGCCTGGGCCGCGCTTGGCCAGGTGATTATGCACCGTCCGTTTATGGGCTTCTGCCTGACGCAGGGTTTTATGATGTCCGGCATGTTCGCCTACATCGGCGCCTCACCTTTTGTCCTGCAGGAGATTTATGGCCTGTCGCCGCAGGCATTCAGCTTCTGCTTTGCTGCCAACGGCATTGGGCTGGTGATCGCCTCGCAAACCAGCGCCCGCCTCTGTCCGCTTTGGGGTGAATATCGCGTGCTGAAGGGCGGCCTGACGCTGGCGTTTATCGCCTCCAGCTCGCTGGTGCTGCTCGGCATCAGCGGCGCACCGTTGCCGCTGGTACTGGTGGCGCTGTTCTTTACCATCGCCAGTAACGGCGTTATCGCCACCACCGCATCCTCGCTGGCGATGCAGAGTCAGGGGCACCGCGCCGGCAGCGCGTCGGCGGTGATTGGCGTCACTATGTTTACGCTGGGCGCCATTACCGTACCGATAACCGGCATCGGCGGCACCTCGGTGCTGACCATGACCGCCACCATTTTTGGCTGCTTCATGCTGGCGATCCTGATGTTTCTGCTGCTGGCGAAAAAACCCGCACACGCCTGA
- a CDS encoding TetR/AcrR family transcriptional regulator has translation MTTAHSDRDARHHQRQDEIIAAARRCVRRAGFHGASMSQLASESQLSVGQIYRYFANKEEIVAEMVRRIVATRVAAIEGNTAAERLPQLLAWRQALNDDDDLLMLEVAAEASRNRRIADILADADRLMFDNARREVAAAYPHLEAARLSACVEIIAVLIDGTAFRRLTPQKAAAAQLLPLYQQLFHQLFETDK, from the coding sequence ATGACCACCGCGCATTCCGATCGTGATGCCCGTCATCACCAGCGGCAGGATGAGATCATCGCCGCAGCCAGGCGCTGTGTCAGGCGCGCCGGGTTCCACGGCGCCAGCATGTCGCAGCTCGCCAGTGAATCACAGCTCAGCGTGGGTCAAATCTACCGTTATTTTGCCAACAAAGAGGAGATCGTCGCGGAAATGGTGCGACGCATCGTTGCCACGCGCGTGGCAGCGATTGAAGGCAATACCGCGGCAGAACGCTTGCCACAGCTGCTGGCCTGGCGCCAGGCGCTTAACGATGATGACGATTTGCTGATGCTGGAAGTCGCCGCTGAAGCGTCACGCAATCGGCGTATTGCTGACATTCTTGCCGATGCCGATCGCCTGATGTTCGATAACGCCCGGCGTGAAGTTGCTGCGGCATATCCGCATCTTGAGGCGGCGCGTCTTAGCGCCTGCGTGGAAATCATCGCCGTGCTGATCGACGGCACCGCCTTTCGGCGCCTGACGCCGCAGAAAGCCGCTGCTGCGCAGCTTTTACCCCTTTACCAACAGCTTTTTCATCAACTTTTTGAGACCGATAAATGA
- a CDS encoding SDR family oxidoreductase has protein sequence MSQHNPNEISRPVPPFERQPQEVPGLASKMVPVPDHGEKSYKGSGRLAGRKALITGGDSGIGRATAIAYAREGADVAINYLPAEESDAKEVIALIEAEGRKAIAIPGDITSEDFCQQLVSEAVEKLGGLDILVNNAGRQQFCESIADLTTESFDKTFKTNVYAMFWITKAALPHLKSGSAIVNTSSVQAGKPSPMLLDYAQTKASIIAFTKGLAKQVAEKGIRVNAVAPGPYWTPLQSSGGQPQEKVMKFGEEAPFGRPGQPAEIAALYVLLASDEASFASGQVWCSDGGTGTF, from the coding sequence ATGTCGCAACATAACCCAAATGAGATTTCACGCCCGGTTCCCCCTTTTGAACGCCAGCCCCAGGAAGTACCAGGGCTTGCCAGCAAAATGGTGCCTGTCCCGGATCACGGCGAGAAAAGCTACAAAGGCAGTGGTCGCCTTGCAGGCCGCAAAGCGCTGATCACCGGTGGTGACTCCGGTATTGGCCGCGCCACAGCGATTGCCTATGCACGTGAAGGTGCAGACGTTGCCATTAACTATCTGCCCGCTGAAGAGTCAGACGCCAAAGAAGTGATCGCGCTGATTGAAGCGGAAGGCCGTAAAGCGATTGCGATTCCTGGCGATATCACCAGCGAAGATTTCTGCCAGCAGTTGGTCAGCGAAGCGGTCGAGAAGCTGGGCGGTCTGGATATTCTGGTGAACAACGCAGGACGCCAGCAGTTTTGCGAATCCATCGCCGATTTGACTACCGAGTCTTTCGACAAGACGTTCAAAACCAACGTCTACGCGATGTTCTGGATCACCAAAGCCGCACTGCCGCACCTGAAATCCGGTTCAGCTATTGTGAACACGTCTTCTGTTCAGGCGGGCAAACCAAGCCCAATGCTGCTGGATTACGCGCAGACCAAAGCTTCGATCATCGCCTTTACCAAAGGTCTGGCGAAGCAGGTCGCAGAAAAAGGCATTCGCGTCAATGCGGTTGCACCGGGTCCTTACTGGACGCCACTGCAATCAAGCGGCGGCCAGCCACAGGAAAAAGTGATGAAGTTTGGTGAAGAAGCGCCGTTTGGTCGTCCTGGCCAGCCAGCGGAAATCGCCGCGCTTTATGTGCTGCTAGCCTCAGACGAAGCGAGCTTCGCCTCCGGCCAGGTCTGGTGCTCAGACGGTGGTACCGGCACGTTCTGA